The genome window CTCTGATGTTATGAAGCAAGCGGGTGCCGCTTTCGTTTACCCGCGAGTGGTTTAGACTCACGGTTGACATGAAACTGAAAGGAGACACCCGCTATGACCAACATTATATATTGCGGCGTCGACTTTCATGCACGTCAACAAACAATTTGCTGTTTGAAAACTGAAACCGGAGAGCTCACTAGCCATGAGCTCAAACACGACCCCAAGGAAGCCGTCCGTCAGTTCTATGCCGAGTTGGGCGGTCCGGTAATCGTGGGCCTCGAGGCCAGCGGTTATACGCCCTGGTTTGAGCAACTGTTAGAAGCACTGGGACACCAGGTCTGGCTCGGCGACGCGACTGAGATTCGCCGTCGCGCCCGGCGGCGGCAAAAGAATGACCGGCGCGATGCGGAACTGATCCTGGAGCTAATGCTGCATGATGAGTTTCCACGCATTCACCGCCCGTCGCCGCCGAGTCAGGAGATCCTGCGCATGCTCCGTTACCGGCATAAGTTGGTGAAGCTGCGCACCATCGTTAAAAACAGCTTGCACTCATTGTCGCTGCAAGCCGGTCTCTCGTTACAGGCTCGCTTGTTCACCGGCCCGGGGAAACAACAACTGTTGAGCGCGCCCATGTCGCCGGTAATGCAGCAACAACGGCAGCAATGGTTGGAGCTGTTGCAGGAACTCAACCAACGCATCACGGAAACAGAAGGCTGGCTCAAACAACAAGCGCTGTCAGACCCGCGCGTCAGGCTGCTGCGTACCCATCCGGGAGTGGGTTTGCTTAGCTCCTTAGGAATTGTGCATACACTCATGCCCGTGAGTCGCTTTGCCACGACGCGCAAGGTGGCCGCCTATGGTGGCTTTGATCCAATGGAACGCTCGTCGGCGGACAAGAAACGTTACCTGGGAATTAGTAAAGCCGGCTCCCGCTTGCTACGGTTTTTGTTGGTAGAGGCAACGCAGACGGCCGTTAAAACTGATCCCGAGTTAAAACGTTTCTACGGTCGCCTGGCGCAACGCCGTGGCAAACCAAAAGCCAAGGTGGCTGTGGCCAGGAAGCT of Blastocatellia bacterium contains these proteins:
- a CDS encoding IS110 family transposase, with translation MTNIIYCGVDFHARQQTICCLKTETGELTSHELKHDPKEAVRQFYAELGGPVIVGLEASGYTPWFEQLLEALGHQVWLGDATEIRRRARRRQKNDRRDAELILELMLHDEFPRIHRPSPPSQEILRMLRYRHKLVKLRTIVKNSLHSLSLQAGLSLQARLFTGPGKQQLLSAPMSPVMQQQRQQWLELLQELNQRITETEGWLKQQALSDPRVRLLRTHPGVGLLSSLGIVHTLMPVSRFATTRKVAAYGGFDPMERSSADKKRYLGISKAGSRLLRFLLVEATQTAVKTDPELKRFYGRLAQRRGKPKAKVAVARKLLIRSFIMLRDEINYAEFQQRGVAARLAREFARPNMPVPLIGQPASPANG